Genomic segment of Myxococcus stipitatus:
CCGTGTCCCCTCAGTGGCTGAGCTGCTCCGTCAGCCACGTGCGCACATAGGACCAGTCGCGCGAGGCCGTGGCCTGGGACACGTCGAGCGCGTGGGCCGCCTCGGCGAGGCTGAGGCCCGTGAAGTAGCGCAGCTCCACCCAGCGGGCGAGCCGGGGCTGGAAGGACTCCAGCTCCACGAGGACCTCCTCCAGCCGCAGCACGTCCAGCTCCAGGCTCGCGGGAGACTCTTCGTCCGGCGGATGCAGGCTCACTCGCTCGTGCCGCGTGCCGCTCCGCTGAAGCGCTCTTGCCCTCGCTCGGTCCACCAGCACCCGTCGGATGGCTCGGGCCGCCGCTCGGAAGAAGGGGCCT
This window contains:
- a CDS encoding ECF-type sigma factor produces the protein MSTAELTILLAGVREGDASARDALMAATYQELRLMALAVDPSDGTHASLQPTALVQEAWTRLLEDGAALQDRGPFFRAAARAIRRVLVDRARARALQRSGTRHERVSLHPPDEESPASLELDVLRLEEVLVELESFQPRLARWVELRYFTGLSLAEAAHALDVSQATASRDWSYVRTWLTEQLSH